Part of the Perognathus longimembris pacificus isolate PPM17 chromosome 1, ASM2315922v1, whole genome shotgun sequence genome, AGGTCTCCAGCTCTGGTGACTCGGTCAGGTCtcccagggggaggcaggggaagggccaggcctgcaccatggccttcagcacctctgtGAGGCCCTGGGCATAGGCCtcgagaaagagagaagggaacagcAGCACGGGCACATCCTCCAGGGCAGAGATGGCCAGCGAAGGGTTGCTCAGCAGGCTGTGCATGGCGAGCCGCTGGAGCGTGGGTGCGCTCCTCATGCTCATCTTCACGGACCAGACCTGGGCCCAGTGGCTGCGCAGGGCTCCGGGAACAGCAACCCCAAAGCCAGTCACTGAGGGCAGCCTGTGGCAATCTGTTGCTCTCCTCTGTTCCTTGGACATCTTTATAGCCGGGACCCACCCTCACCCACACCCTTAATCCAATAACAGACCCAGAGCTTCCCCTGGGATTTCTGAGCCCCACCTAGCACCCTGTCACCCAGGGTCACCCTCCAGGTCAATTCCTACTCAAAACCCTTAGCATGACAATGGTGGCCCACAGACATCAGCTTCCaaagcacacctgtaattctctcCACACAAAGACTTCCTACCCTTCTCTCTTCATCTCTACAGGTATTCTACTACCCTGAGTGGTCCTAGAATATATGGCGGCCCACCTTTATAGAATCCCAAAACTTGGCTAGAATAcccttatttaactttttttccttccttccttccttccttccttccttccttccttccttccttccttccttccttcctttcttcctgcctgccttcctgccttccttcctctctttcttccttcctttcttccttcctctgttcctgcctccctttctcctctccccccttccttctttccctcacaccttcctttcctccctgcttccttccttcctttcctccttcgctcctttcctccctctctaagtccctcccttctccattcttttcttcttccatagCTTGCTTGCTCCCCTCATTTGTTCCAGGctttctttttacctttgttctcttcctaagagtggaactctgggcctgggtggtgttcCTGAGCAGCTTTGTTTTCAATGTTTGTGCGCTATCTAGCAACTTGAGGCATGACACTAACTTCAAAATCCTGGAAACTCTCACCAAACGATTTGCCCAGTGTgtctttggaccttgatcctcaaatctcagactgcaGGGGTAGCTGGGAATTTAGGAATCCCAGAGTAGTTTCAAAGGAGCTTCTCAGAGAGGTGTTTGTCACACGCATAAGTGCctgtctggcttcgaactgtgatcccctCCGGTCTCTGCCACCGGAATtatagaatcacaggcatgagccacctgggtcTATTGGGAATATTTCATTTCttgtgtgtggttttctttttctgcagttctgtttttctttccctttctcttttggaGTCCTTTGGTAGGCACAAAGTGAGTATTTGTTATAGGAGTGCAAAGGAACTGTGGTGGGGCTTTCAAAAGACACACATTTGAACAAATCTCAACCACTACAGATAGAACAAGTGAGAATTCTCATCTGCAAATATGTTGGAGGAATAGAAAGAGGCCTGTCGCTTTCCTGGCATATCCAATGATGTAGGACCTTGAATTTCCCAGCCCGATTTCCCCAGATTTCAACTGTGTACGTTTGACCTGGGTCATGGGTTTGCTTTAGTGtgtcatttctggggcttgagcccCACCACTTGTTGCTGTAGCTGAGGTTGTGTGCTCAATGCCAGCActcctctacttgagccacagctccaattcccgGTCTTGTGGAGATTCACTGGATGTGAGGCTCTCCAGGATTTTCCCCGGCAAGCACCCTGTGAATTGGAACCTTCGGTATCTCAGCCTTGCTGAGTATCTCAGAATCTAGACAAGAAGAACCACTCTCATTCGTTGGTAaatgaatacaatgtattttaTTGATTGCTGGATTGATAGAGAAAGTTGTCGCTAGTGAGGGACTGCCCCAGGACTCTGGGGTTTGGGCACCgttcctgggaaggaaaggatcATATTCTAGGTCTTTCCGGGTGGGATTCATCGGGGAATCCTGCCAGAGTGTGCGCAGAACACGCGTTCTCCCGAAAGTACTCGAGGCTTGCGGAGGTTCAGATGGAAGTGCCGAGCCGAGGACTGGACATTCCTTCTCTTCCAATCACCCAGGCTCACTGTTGGGGATCTGTGGCCCTGGGAGAACACACTGCTGGCCaggctttcatttctgatgctcgGAAGAAAACTGGGGAGAGAGGGGCCCATCTACACAGGCAGGGCCGAAAGTGCAGGAAGAGCCTCGCGCGTGACCACCCAGTAGCCATCGGATCCCAGGCTATAGAATTGGCCCTTGTGGCGGCGATGACAGAAATCGGTGCAGATCTGGAGCTTCTGGGTTGTCCCGGAATCTCTCCATGCTTGCGCCAACCTAGCTCGAACCTGGGCAAATGCCTCGGGGTAGATGTGGCCCAGGCACCAGTCTGGAGGGAGGAAGCTCTCCAGAGGGGCGGGATAGAGCCCTTGGCTCAagcggcccaggctggctgtgtggCTCAGCAGGCTGTGCAGGGTGGCCATGGAGATgcggtttccatagaaactgaggAAGCGGAGCTGAGAGCACCGGCCCAGGGCGGGCAGGATGGCCGAGAGCTGGCCATCCGTGATGGCAcagtcctccagggccagggtctccagggtgccgGCCACGTGCTCCAGCAGGGCCCGCAGGGGCTCGGGACTGAAGTCGGCCATGAGCACGCTCCTCAGGCGCAGGTGCTTGAGCCGCCGGGTGCAGGGACACTGGGACAGAAACCTCAGGTCGGCTTCCTTCAGGGGACAGGCAGTGAGAGACAAGGTCTGCAGAGGGGTCTGGCTCCTGAGGATGGCGGGCAGCTGTCCACGGAGGAAGAAGACGTCGTGCAGGCGCAGCTCCTGGAGGCGCTGCAGCTGCCCCAGGTGTGCTGCGTACTTGCGGGAATACCAGAAATTCCTGGAGCGGGAAGTGTAGACATGCGCGCTCATCTTGGAGAAGTCCAGGAGCTCAAGGTTCTTCATGCGGCTCAGGGAAGGAGCAAACCTTTTCATGGTTTCTCGATGCCAGAAGCTGTTCACCACCAATTCCCGGATGGAGTCCGGGCGCACCGCacgcagagccttctggatttgaTGGGTGGAGGGGGACAGAATCTGCAGCTGCCTACAGCACAGCTGCACTCgtgctttcctcttcctggcccagcCCAGCAGGTAGGCTTGGAAGGCATCCTGGGGGCCATCTTTGATGGTGAGGTCCGCCACGATCATCAAGGGCTGTTGTTCTTCAGGCTTCTCTGACCCGGGTCTGGCTGTGGGCTCCTCAGGCAAGATGTCTGGACAAGACACGCGCATCATGTGGGGGTAGCCTCGTTTCCAGATGTTGGGGTACGCACTCCGCAGATCGAGAACGTGCAGTTTCCACCGACTGGGACGATCTTTCTTGGCCACCAGCAGATCGAGCCCATCCAGGGCAGCTTTCAAGGTTTCCAGCTCTGGTGACTCTGTCAGGTCtcccagggggaggcaggggaagggccaggcctgcaccatggccttcagcacctctgtGAGGCCCTGGGCATAGGCCtcgagaaagagagaagggaacagcAGCACGGGCACATCCTCCAGGGCAGAGATGACCAGCGAAgggttgctcaggaggctgtgcaTGGCGAGCCGCTGGAGCGTGGGTGCGCTCCTCATGCTCATCTTCACGGACCAGACCTGGGCCCGGTGGCTGCGCAGGGCTCCGGCAACGGCAACCGCAAAGCCAGTCACTGAGGGCAGCCTGTGGCAATCTGTTGCTCTCCTCTGTTCCTTGGACATCTTTATAGCCGGGACCCACCCTCACCCACACCCTTAATCCAATAACAGACCCAGAGCTTCCCCTGGGATTTCTGAGCCCCACCTAGCACCCTGTCACCCAGGGTCACCCTCCAGGTCAATTCCTACTCAAAACCCTTAGCATGACAATGGTGGCCCACAGACCTCAGCTTCCAAAGCGCACCTGTAATTCTCTCCACACAAAGACTTCCTACCCTTCTCTCTTCATCTCTACAGGTGTTCTACTACCCTGAGTGGTCCTAGAATATATGGCGGCCCACCTTTATAGAATCCCAAAACCCTTGGCTAGAACAcccttatttaactttttttccttctttccttccttccttccttccttccttccttccttccttccttccttccttccttccttccttccggcctgccttcctgccttccttcctctctttcttccttcctttcttccttcctctgttcctgcctccctttctcctctccccccttccttctttccctcacaCCTTGctttcctccctgcttccttccttcctttcctccttcgctcctttcctccctctctaagtccctcccttctccattcttttcttcctccatagCTTGCTTGCTCCCCTCATTTGTTCCAGGctttctttttacctttgttctcttcctaagagtggaactctgggcctgggtggtgttcCTGAGCAGCTTTGTTTTCAATGTTTGTGCACTATCTACCAACTTGAGGCATGACACTAACTTCAAAATCCTGGAAACTCTCACCGAACGATTTGCCCAGTGTgtctttggaccttgatcctcaaatctcagactgcaGGGGTAGCTGGGAATTTAGGAATCCCAGAGTAGTTTCAAAGGAGCTTCTCAGAGAGGTGTTTGTCACACGCATAAGTGCctgtctggcttcgaactgtgatcccctCCGGTCTCTGCCACCGGAATtatagaatcacaggcatgagccacctgggtcTATTGGGAATATTTCATTTCttgtgtgtggttttctttttctgcagttttttatctttccctttttcttttggagtcctttggTAGGCACAAAGTGAGTATTTGTTATAGGAGTGCAAAGGAACTGTGGTGGGGCTTTCAAAAGACACACATTTGATCAGATCTCAACCACTACAGATAGAAGAAGTGAGAATTCTCATCTGCAAATACGTTGGAGGAGTAGAAAGAGGCCTGTCGCTTTCCTGGCATATCCTTTGATGTAGGACCTTGGCTAGAACAcccttatttaactttttttccttccttccttccttccttccttccttccttccttccttccttccttctttctttccttccttcctactttgttctttcctttccgtctccttcctttcttactgCTTGTCTGCCTTCCTTGCTGCCTGCCTCCCCGCATTCCTCCTTGAGTACTTCCCTTTTTGCCTGGCTTTCGGTTTTTCTTGTCCTTTCCTCAAGGCTTCTTATTCACTCTTTCCCTATTATACGTCTTCCTACTTTTTTTGAGTAGTGTAATGGAGATAATGCATTTTTGACTGAGAATTGGCCTCTCACCAGGAATCCCCATAAATTTCACCAGGAATCGCTAGGCAAAATCTATGAGGGTTTGGATAACATGGCTAGAATTACTAAACTGTTCTCTGTCATAACTCTCTATGTTAATGGACTTAAGTCTCTATGCAAATGACATTGATTGACTACTTGGATTCAAATGCAAGCTCTGTTTATATGCTTTTTCAGGAGACAGACTTTGGCATCAAAAACAATCCTTTTCAAATGTGAAAGTGTGGAATATAATCCCCTATGCAAACTGTTCCCCTAAACCTGCTCAAGATCCATAGTATTATtggacaaaatatattttatcttaaaattaaaaagttcAAGAGAGGATATTATAAACTAATAAACAATTCTCACCTAGAGAAGGATAAAGCAATACTAAACATTTATACAATAAAATCTGGAGCACACAATGTCATCAAAGAAATATTACTTAATCCCCAAACATATATATTTCCAAATGCATTGATTGATGATGAGTTAACATAACCCTGTCACTTCTGAATCGATTAACCCAATCCAAACTCCCCAGAGGAATCTtggaactaaataattgcattgaTCATCTAGAGGTAAGACGCATCGACAGAATATTTCCTCCCAGCATCTTAAGAGCATACATTTTTCTCTGTAGCATATGGCACACTTTCCTAAACATATCACAATTTTGGCAATAAGGCAAATCTGtgtaaattctaaaatatttaaattatttcttgttttctgtttttcctctattcagaccacaatggaattagaactgaacacctcatcaTGGAAAATCCTCTAACTCATGGGGACTGAGCAACACATTGCTCAATCACTGGGTGGCAGGGGGAGGTCACTGAAAATATCAGAATGGAAATTCCAATGCTAATAAAATTTCCAATGATTGACCACACAAATACCAGTTCCTCTGGATCACAGCAAAAGCAGTAGTCAGAGGAAATTTTGTAGCCCTGATTGCCTACATCAATAATTGGAGAAATTTCAATCCTATATTTTAATGATGCAAGAGGAAAAGGTTGAATCCCAACCTAGAagacagaaacaatcaaaattacAGCAGAAatatattagaaaacaaaaagccatagtaaaaatcaacaaaaccaaaatgaaaagttggttctttgagaacatTAACTGAAATGACAGGTCCTAAGCAAATATGACCAAAAAagagaacacacccaaataataaaattatagacaAAAATATGAGACCATCATGACTGAAACAAACAAGATATAAACATTATAAGGAAACTTTGCAAACCTTCATGCTAACTAATCTCCAAGAAATGGAGAAATTCCTAGCAAATATTGAAATACCCAAATAAAATTGAGGAGATTTAAACAGACTAAACAGCCCTATAATAAATAAAGGAATAGAAGTGGCAATAAAAGTCCTCCCATCCaaccaggaccagatggattcacagctgaattcctTTAACacattcaaagaagaactcactccaatactccTGAAACTGTTCAATAAAATAGAAACCAGCATAAACCTCACCACAAAACCAGATAGaaaatcatcaaagaaagagaactatagaccatttgtttgatgaacattgatgcaaaacttctcagtaAAATTTTGGCCAACTGAATTCAACaactaatcaaaagaaaaaaaatagtacactatgatcaaacagtATTCATTCCTGGAATGCAAAGCTGTTTCAGTGTAtgcaattaaattaatttaattcagTACATCAAGAGAAGCAAAGATAGGTACAGGAGAAGTATTTGACAAACTCCAGCATTCCTTTATGATAAAagttctggagaagctaggaatctgTGGAATGTTCCTTAATATAATAACAGCTGTGTACAACAAACTTACAACCAGCATTATACTTGATGATGCAAACTTaaaaccatttcctttaaaatcaggaatgagacaaaaaTGCCCACCCTctctactcctcttcaatatagtattggaattcctagGTCAAGCAATAAGACAAGGGGCAAACATAAATGGAGTTTACATAGGGAAAGCAGAAGTCGAACtgtccctctttgcagatgatatgaacCTGATTTTAAAAGACCCCATAGATTCCGTTACCACAGTACTTGAGCTGATCAgaaactttgacaaagtagcagggcATAAGattaactgaaaaaaatcagtagcttttctgtatgccaacaatgagaatagCCAGAGTAAAATCAGGAAAGTAATTACATCTGTAattgcctaaaaaaaaaataggaattaaCTTATCCAAAGGTGTGAATGACCTCTatgttaaaaacttaaaaaacgtGAAGAAGGAAATTAGAGTTAATGGaagaacctcccatgctcctagattacAATGATTaacataaagaaaatggccatgcTGTCCaaagctatctataaattcaatgcatcaAAATCTCAACAACATTCTTCCATGATATACAAGAAGCAATCCAAACCTTTATATGGaataaaagaaaaccccaaatagcaaaaccagtccttatcaggaagaacagtgctagagtaTTATCAATGCCAAGCTTCAAACTCTTATTACAAagcattagtaataaaaacagcatgataCTGACACAAGAATTGGCCTGAGGACCAGAGGAATAGAATACAAAACCCATAAATGACCTCATATCCCTTTGGTCACCTAATATTGTAAGAAAAATCAGTCCTTCTTCAATTGTAAAATCCAAAGAACattcttaaaattataaattacttAATATATTCATACTGGGTATTCAATGAATGTCAttttttccctcaccaaaattagGAATTCCATGAACATGTGGAGTTTGTGGAAATAGcatcttaattttgttttctttgagacCCCAAGcaacatttatcataaaatttcataatttaattgattttctcaagatttccattttaaatgttaaatCCTCCCAAGTATCTTCTATGTTGTGTGAACTGAATcacatatgaagaaaaaagtGATTAATTAATTTGTATATCACCCCCAAAGACTTTGCCTTTTAACCTATAAGGGAAATAgacatttttaagttttaaaaataattttaatgttgaGGGTTAGGaatgagagatgatcatttgttcctttcattatagctatcttgttaagaactgtgtcttcccaattcttgatctactattctggttttctatttagggttcatttctgaactgtctgtattgtgatcttgattattttccctgtgtagtacatctttgaggattttctgtttgGTGGAGTtatattgtttcaggttttccttactgtggaagacttttatttgaccttcgggtatgaatgagaatttagctgggtacagtatttttgtagttttttttttttttttttttttggccagtcctggggcttggactcagggcctgagcactatccctggcttctttttgctcagggatagcactctgccacttgagccacagcaccacttctggccattttctgtatatgtggtgctggggaattgaacccagggcctcatgtataggaggcaagcactcttgccactaggccatatccccagccccggtacagTATTTTTGGTTGATAGTAATCTTTATTTAGGGTTtgtcatacctcattccaggctctccttgctttcatagtctctgctgagaggtctggggaaattctgattgGTTTCCCTTTATATGATTATTGTCTTCTCCCtaatagctttaaggattctttccttggactctattgatcctgtttgatcacaatgtgttggtgggatgtcctattctggtctagtcggtttggggttctaaatgcttcttgtatctggataggcctatccctctggatatttgggaagttctcagctagaattctgttaaataggtttcctattccattaacttctttctctaagttttcctcgatacctatttgccttaaattgggcttcctgattgtaatCTTGGCg contains:
- the LOC125352207 gene encoding putative PRAME family member 26 — encoded protein: MSKEQRRATDCHRLPSVTGFAVAVAGALRSHRAQVWSVKMSMRSAPTLQRLAMHSLLSNPSLVISALEDVPVLLFPSLFLEAYAQGLTEVLKAMKDRPSRWKLHVLDLRSAYPNIWKRGYPHMMRVSCPDILPEEPTARPGSEKPEEQQPLMIVADLTIKDGPQDAFQAYLLGWARKRKARVQLCCRQLQILSPSTHQIQKALRAVRPDSIRELVVNSFWHRETMKRFAPSLSRMKNLELLDFSKMSAHVYTSRSRNFWYSRKYAAHLGQLQRLQELRLHDVFFLRGQLPAILRSQTPLQTLSLTACPLKEADLRFLSQCPCTRRLKHLRLRSVLMADFSPEPLRALLEHVAGTLETLALEDCAITDGQLSAILPALGRCSQLRFLSFYGNRISMATLHSLLSHTASLGRLSQGLYPAPLESFLPPDWCLGHIYPEAFAQVRARLAQAWRDSGTTQKLQICTDFCHRRHKGQFYSLGSDGYWVVTREALPALSALPV